The window CGCCCGGCGCCTCGACGAGATCCCGTTCTTCGCCAGGCAGCACCGCACCATCCTGGGGCGCAACGAACTGGTCGATCCCATCCGCATCTACGACTACCTGGAACATGGGGGCTACACGGCCTTCTGCCAGGTCCTCGAGGGCGGCGACCCGGCATGGGCGATTTCCCAGATGAAGGAGGCCGGCCTGCGAGGCCGGGGTGGCGCCGGCTTCCCGACCGGCCAGAAGTGGGAGCTCCTGGCCGGGCAACCGGGTGCCGAGAAGTTCCTGGTCTGCAACGCCGACGAAGGCGATCCGGGTGCCTACATGGACCGCGCCGTGCTGGAGGGCAATCCCCACAGCATCCTGGAAGGCATGCTCATCGGCGCCTTCGCGACGGGCGCGACCCACGGCGTCATCTACGTCCGCAGCGAGTACCCGCTCGCCATCAAGCACCTGGTGATCGCCCTGAGGCAGGCCAAGGAACTCGGCCTCCTGGGCGCCGACATCCTGGGGACCGGCATGGCCTTCGACCTCACGCTCGTGCGCGGCGCGGGCGCCTTCGTGTGCGGCGAGGAGACCGCCCTCATCCGCTCGATAGAGGGCAAGGTGGGCGAACCGCGGCAACGGCCGCCCTTCCCGATCGAGCGCGGGATCCTGGGCAAGCCGACGGCGGTCAACAACGTCGAGACCTGGGCCAACGTCCCGGTGATCTTCGAGCGGGGTGCCGCCGAGTACGCCAAGATCGGCACGGAGCGCAGCCGCGGCACCAAGATCTTCAGCCTGGTCGGCAAGATCCGCAATACCGGCCTGGTCGAGGTGCCGATGGGCATGACGGTGCACGACATCGTGTACGGCATCGGTGGCGGGTCGGCGGGCAAGGCGCCGCTCAAGGCGGTGCAGACCGGCGGGCCCTCGGGCGGGTGCATCCCGGCGGCCATGTTCGACCTGTCGGTGGACTACGACAGCCTCGCGAAGGCCGGCTCCATCATGGGTTCGGGCGGCATGATCGTCATGGACGACGAGACCTGCATGGTCGACGTGGCGCGGTATTTCACGGCCTTTCTCGGCGATGAGTCGTGCGGCAAGTGCTTCACCTGCCGCAAGGGCATCCAGCGGATGCACGAACTGCTCGACGCCTTCTGCCAGGGGCGTGCGACGCACGCCGACCTGTCGCTCCTCGAGGAACTCGCGGCCGTGGTCAAGGACACAACGATGTGCGGGCTCGGCCAGACCGCCTCGAACCCCGTGCTCTCGACGCTGCGCTACTTCCGCGACGAATACGAGGCGCACATCGCGGGTCGCTGTCCGGGCCGGGTCTGCAAGGACCTGGTCACGTTCTCGATCAACCTCAAGTGCAAGGGTTGCCTCCTCTGCCTCGACGCCTGCCCGGCGGACGCCATCTGCGGGGAGAAGGGCGTCGTGCACGTCATCAACCCGGATCTCTGCACCAAGTGCGGCTCTTGCCGCGGAGTCTGCAAGTTGAGCGCCGTGGATGTGACCAGCCCATGATCGACATGTTCCTGAACGGGTTGCCCGTGTCGGTGGAACCGGGGACCACGGTGCTGGAGGCGGCGCGGTTCTTTGGCATCCCGATCCCGACGCTCTGCGAACTCGAGGGCCTGAGCCCGTACGGTGCGTGCCGGCTGTGCGTCGTGGAAATCGGCGAGGGACCCGGGGCGAAGATGGTCTCGGCGTGCACCTATCCCGCCCAGCCCGGCCTGCGCGTGCGCACCGCGTCGGCCCGCATCGTGCGCGCCCGCAAGATGGTCATCGAACTGCACCTGGCCACCTGCCCGCAATCCAAGGTGCTCCAGGACCTGGCGGCGGCCCACGGCGTCAGGGAGGTGCGCTTCAAGCAGGAGTACGAGGACTGCATCCTGTGCGGGCTCTGCGTGCGCATCTGCAAGGAGCAGATGATGGCCGGCGCCATCGGCTTCCAGAACCGGGGCGGCCGCCGCGTCATCGACACGCCCTTCAACATCGCCTCCGACGTCTGCCGGCATTGCGGAGCATGCATGTACGTCTGCCCGGCCTGCCAGCTGCGCTGCACGTTCGACCAGCCCGAAAAGGCGGTGTGCGGGGGCTGCGCCAATCTCGAACCGGCTTGCCTGGCCAAGCCGGCCTACGACGACATGATGTGCTTCATGGACCCCTGCGTCGCCTGCGAAACGCCCACCAGCAACGGGAGGACCACATGACCTTCTCGCGGACCAACACCTCCGCCGCCACGCTCACCAAGAACCGCACGGAAGGCTCCATCACGAGCGAATCCGGCATGTGCGTGACCTGTGTCGACGGCTGCGTCGGCATGTGCGAGATCGGCAAGTCGGCCTATCGCGGGCACGAAGTGCTGTATCCGCAGCCGTTCGGCGTCATCACGGCGGCCGCCGAGAAGCAATACCCGCTCGGCTACTCGCATTTCAGCATCATGGGCACCGCGGTCGGCGCGGTCGGGGTGCAGGCCGACAGCGACGCGGCCATCTTTCCGGCCGTCGACCTCGAGGTGCGGATCGGCACGCTGCGGTTCCGGTACCCCTGGCTCATCCCGGGCATCGGCTCGACCGACATCGCCAAGAACAACTGGGAAGGCCTCGCCATCGGCTCCGCCCTGGCCGGCACCGCGCTGACCATCGGCGAGAACGTCGCGGGCATGGACCCCGAGGCCGTGATCAAGGACGGCCGCGTGCTCGACACGGTGGACCTCAAGCGCCGCGTGAAGCTCTACCAGAACGCGCAGCGCGACGGCTACGGCGCCATCGTCGTGCAGGCCAACGTCGAGGACACGCGCCTCGAGGTGCAGGAATACGCCATCGAAAAGCTCGGCGTCGAGGTCGTGGAGCTCAAGTGGGGGCAGGGCGCCAAGGACATCGGCGGCGAGGTCAAGATCAAGAGCCTCAAGAAGGCGCAACTGCTGCGCGATCGCGGCTACATCGTCCTGCCCGATCCGCTCGATCCGGCCATCATCAAGGCCTTCGAGGCCGGGG of the Candidatus Tanganyikabacteria bacterium genome contains:
- a CDS encoding NADH-quinone oxidoreductase subunit F, encoding MVIPAGTCGQASGASNLIRVVKREILEHGLAEQIRLKITGCHGYCELEPSVLIQPGGTFYPAVRTKDMLAIVHAALRGEVVEALLYKDKTTGKRARRLDEIPFFARQHRTILGRNELVDPIRIYDYLEHGGYTAFCQVLEGGDPAWAISQMKEAGLRGRGGAGFPTGQKWELLAGQPGAEKFLVCNADEGDPGAYMDRAVLEGNPHSILEGMLIGAFATGATHGVIYVRSEYPLAIKHLVIALRQAKELGLLGADILGTGMAFDLTLVRGAGAFVCGEETALIRSIEGKVGEPRQRPPFPIERGILGKPTAVNNVETWANVPVIFERGAAEYAKIGTERSRGTKIFSLVGKIRNTGLVEVPMGMTVHDIVYGIGGGSAGKAPLKAVQTGGPSGGCIPAAMFDLSVDYDSLAKAGSIMGSGGMIVMDDETCMVDVARYFTAFLGDESCGKCFTCRKGIQRMHELLDAFCQGRATHADLSLLEELAAVVKDTTMCGLGQTASNPVLSTLRYFRDEYEAHIAGRCPGRVCKDLVTFSINLKCKGCLLCLDACPADAICGEKGVVHVINPDLCTKCGSCRGVCKLSAVDVTSP
- a CDS encoding (2Fe-2S)-binding protein → MIDMFLNGLPVSVEPGTTVLEAARFFGIPIPTLCELEGLSPYGACRLCVVEIGEGPGAKMVSACTYPAQPGLRVRTASARIVRARKMVIELHLATCPQSKVLQDLAAAHGVREVRFKQEYEDCILCGLCVRICKEQMMAGAIGFQNRGGRRVIDTPFNIASDVCRHCGACMYVCPACQLRCTFDQPEKAVCGGCANLEPACLAKPAYDDMMCFMDPCVACETPTSNGRTT